A single genomic interval of Candidatus Methylomirabilota bacterium harbors:
- a CDS encoding AI-2E family transporter, whose translation MNGERALAWLAGGAVLAIIWLAWPFATGLLLGAFMGFTCQPLYLRLAAWSGRPFVASVTVVLIAGLTILGCLAGFASLFVDQAGALAVAVREELKPGGMLTVWLGMVTGWLERVGLSTEVVTERLRAGAGEIASGSAAVAGTVASRTLNLLLGVFFALLAMHVMQRYWPRIVSALEHVSPLRTQYTRALLEEFRRVGRITLAGTVVTGLVQGVLAGVGYWITGVPKPVFLGIATALASLVPAVGTLLVWVPAGLYLFATGHPTLAIVLLVWGALVVVGFSDYVIRPRLVGEEGMPPVLTFLSLFGGLETMGLAGLIAGPVIMALAVSVLRLYARESKAPAAPPRQAGG comes from the coding sequence GTGAACGGCGAGCGCGCGCTCGCCTGGCTCGCCGGCGGCGCGGTGCTGGCCATCATCTGGCTGGCGTGGCCGTTCGCCACCGGGCTCCTGCTCGGCGCCTTCATGGGCTTCACCTGCCAGCCGCTCTACCTGCGCCTGGCCGCGTGGAGCGGCCGACCGTTCGTCGCCTCCGTCACGGTGGTCCTGATCGCCGGCCTCACGATCCTCGGCTGCCTGGCCGGCTTCGCCTCGCTCTTCGTCGACCAGGCGGGCGCGCTCGCCGTCGCGGTGCGAGAGGAATTGAAGCCGGGCGGCATGCTGACCGTCTGGCTCGGCATGGTCACCGGCTGGCTCGAACGCGTGGGCCTGTCCACCGAGGTCGTGACCGAGCGGCTCCGCGCGGGCGCGGGGGAGATCGCGTCGGGATCCGCGGCGGTCGCGGGCACGGTGGCCTCGCGTACCCTCAATCTCCTGCTGGGCGTCTTCTTCGCCCTGCTCGCCATGCACGTGATGCAGCGCTACTGGCCGCGCATCGTCAGCGCGCTGGAGCACGTCTCGCCGCTGCGCACCCAGTACACGCGCGCGCTCCTCGAGGAGTTCCGCCGGGTGGGCCGCATCACGCTGGCCGGCACGGTGGTGACGGGCCTCGTCCAGGGCGTGCTCGCGGGAGTCGGATACTGGATCACCGGCGTGCCCAAGCCGGTGTTCCTCGGCATCGCCACCGCGCTGGCCTCGCTGGTGCCCGCGGTGGGCACGCTGCTCGTGTGGGTGCCGGCTGGCCTCTATCTGTTCGCCACCGGCCATCCCACGCTGGCCATCGTCCTGCTCGTCTGGGGCGCGCTGGTGGTGGTCGGGTTCAGCGACTACGTGATCCGCCCGCGGCTGGTGGGCGAGGAGGGCATGCCGCCGGTCCTGACCTTCCTCTCGCTGTTCGGCGGCCTCGAGACCATGGGCCTGGCCGGGCTGATCGCCGGGCCGGTGATCATGGCGCTCGCGGTGTCGGTGCTGCGGCTCTATGCGCGTGAGTCGAAGGCGCCCGCGGCCCCGCCGCGCCAAGCCGGAGGCTGA
- a CDS encoding TRAP transporter large permease, which produces MIEGLIGLVAMMALAFLRVPISYAMGIVGIVGYAYMRDWNWWVAFATAQTKIYETGRNYTLSVVPLFILMGNFVTRAGMSQELFRAAYAFIGHFRGGLAMATVWASAGFGGICGSSIATAATMAKVAYPSMKRFGYHDQLAAGTVAGAGTLGIMIPPSTIMIIYGVFTETNIGKLFAAGVLPGILGAVLLCIAILCTTWRHPTWGPPGQRSSWRERWSALKDVWAVALLFLFVMGGIYGGLFTATEGAAMGAMGALVFALARRALSWRSLYEALLESARTTSMLFMILIGALMFAEFINITTMPSDLTTLVSRMGLSPLMVVAAICVIYVILGTAMEELSMVLLTMPVFFPIVVHLGFDPVWFGIIIVCVVEIGLISPPVGMNMFVLKTLLPEVPTGTVFRGVMPFMWADVARLAILVAFPIIALWLPRMMR; this is translated from the coding sequence CTCCTACGCGATGGGCATCGTGGGCATCGTCGGCTACGCCTACATGCGCGACTGGAACTGGTGGGTGGCCTTCGCGACCGCGCAGACCAAGATCTACGAGACCGGGCGCAACTACACGCTGTCGGTGGTGCCGCTCTTCATCCTGATGGGCAACTTCGTCACCCGCGCCGGCATGTCGCAGGAGCTCTTCCGCGCCGCCTACGCCTTCATCGGCCACTTCCGCGGCGGCCTCGCCATGGCCACCGTCTGGGCCTCGGCCGGCTTCGGCGGCATCTGCGGCTCGTCGATCGCCACCGCGGCCACCATGGCCAAGGTGGCCTATCCGTCCATGAAGCGCTTCGGCTACCACGATCAGCTCGCCGCGGGCACGGTGGCGGGGGCGGGGACGCTCGGCATCATGATCCCGCCATCGACGATCATGATCATCTACGGTGTCTTCACCGAGACCAACATCGGCAAGCTGTTCGCGGCGGGGGTGCTGCCCGGCATCCTCGGCGCGGTCCTGCTCTGCATCGCGATCCTCTGCACCACGTGGCGTCATCCCACCTGGGGCCCGCCCGGGCAACGGTCCTCGTGGCGGGAGCGGTGGAGCGCGTTGAAGGACGTGTGGGCGGTGGCCCTGCTGTTTCTCTTCGTCATGGGCGGCATCTACGGCGGCCTGTTCACCGCCACCGAGGGGGCGGCGATGGGCGCGATGGGCGCCCTCGTGTTCGCGCTGGCCCGGCGCGCGCTCAGCTGGCGGAGCCTCTACGAGGCGCTGCTGGAGTCGGCCCGCACCACGTCGATGCTGTTCATGATCCTGATCGGCGCGCTCATGTTCGCCGAGTTCATCAACATCACCACCATGCCGTCCGATCTCACCACTCTCGTCTCGCGCATGGGCCTCTCCCCGCTGATGGTGGTGGCGGCGATCTGCGTGATCTACGTGATCCTGGGCACCGCCATGGAGGAGCTATCCATGGTCCTGCTCACCATGCCGGTGTTCTTCCCCATCGTCGTGCATCTCGGCTTCGACCCCGTCTGGTTCGGTATCATCATCGTATGCGTGGTGGAGATCGGCCTCATCAGTCCGCCGGTGGGCATGAACATGTTCGTGCTCAAGACGCTCTTGCCCGAGGTGCCGACCGGCACCGTGTTCCGGGGCGTGATGCCCTTCATGTGGGCCGACGTGGCGCGGCTGGCGATCCTGGTGGCCTTCCCGATCATCGCGCTCTGGCTGCCGCGCATGATGCGCTGA
- a CDS encoding GAF domain-containing protein produces the protein MTPQTNADLAALVEALQASLVEERARRGRLEQELAEANERQAATGAVLSLISASPADVQPIFEAIAESALRLFGAWSTSVFRYENGLIHAVAARGGLPGSSEAFMAQMGTPQPPDPDTPYGRAVLTGAAQHVADVDTDPTLNPLIRDHSRLRGFRSVAVVPILRGPDFGSVIAITRAQAGDFSSAELTLLRTFADQAMIAIDNARLFGELQSRNAELSAALDQQTATSDVLKLISRSTFDLQPVLQTLVENAARLAGAEGALIAQFDGEVFRFLAEHGSNPEFRDHWRRNVTRPGRGSAIGRAALEHRTIHILDAVADPEWEQHESQRIGGYRTVLAVPMLKQDGLVGLFFLWRTEVRAFTDKQIELVATFADQAVIAIENARLLGELQAKNADLGEALEQQTATADVLRVISTSPTDIQPVLSTLVTSAARFCGARDAEIFYLDGAELKVAAHHGPIPGPAGRLIPVERGSVAGRAVLERRAVHVLDLQAEADEFPLGCTLAREFGYRTTLVVPLLREGAPVGTINLRRAEVRPFTEKQVELLETFADQAVIAIENVRLFTELETRNAELRVALEQQTATSELLKVIGRSTFDLQPVFETLSDNAVRLCEAEQAAIFRFDGHALHVLVTRNLTAEDRQFIEAHPITPGSNSGTGRAA, from the coding sequence ATGACGCCGCAGACCAACGCTGATCTGGCCGCCCTGGTCGAGGCGCTCCAGGCTTCCCTGGTCGAGGAGCGCGCCCGGCGCGGCCGGCTCGAGCAGGAGCTAGCTGAAGCCAACGAGCGCCAAGCGGCCACCGGCGCGGTCCTGAGCCTGATCTCGGCCTCGCCCGCCGACGTGCAGCCGATCTTCGAGGCGATCGCCGAGAGCGCCCTGCGGCTCTTCGGGGCCTGGTCCACCTCGGTTTTCCGCTACGAGAACGGGCTCATCCACGCGGTGGCCGCGCGCGGCGGCTTGCCCGGGAGCAGCGAGGCGTTCATGGCGCAGATGGGGACGCCACAACCGCCGGACCCGGACACTCCCTACGGGCGCGCGGTGCTGACCGGAGCGGCGCAGCATGTCGCCGACGTCGACACCGACCCCACCCTGAACCCGCTCATCCGCGACCACTCCCGGCTGCGCGGCTTCCGCTCGGTTGCGGTGGTGCCGATCCTCCGCGGGCCGGACTTCGGGAGCGTGATCGCGATCACCCGGGCCCAGGCAGGCGATTTCAGTTCCGCCGAGCTCACGCTGCTTCGGACCTTCGCCGACCAGGCCATGATCGCCATCGACAACGCGCGGCTGTTCGGCGAGCTGCAGAGCCGGAACGCCGAGCTCTCGGCCGCTCTCGATCAGCAGACCGCCACCAGCGACGTGCTCAAGCTGATCAGCCGCTCCACGTTCGATCTGCAACCGGTGCTCCAGACCCTGGTGGAGAATGCGGCGCGCCTGGCCGGCGCGGAAGGCGCCCTGATCGCGCAATTCGACGGGGAGGTGTTCCGGTTCCTCGCCGAGCACGGATCGAATCCGGAGTTCCGCGACCACTGGCGTCGGAACGTGACCCGGCCGGGGCGCGGGTCGGCGATCGGCCGCGCCGCCCTGGAGCACCGGACGATTCACATCCTCGACGCCGTGGCCGACCCGGAGTGGGAGCAGCACGAATCCCAGCGGATCGGCGGCTACCGCACGGTGCTGGCGGTGCCCATGCTGAAGCAGGACGGTCTGGTCGGGCTGTTCTTCTTGTGGCGGACCGAGGTCCGCGCGTTCACCGATAAGCAGATCGAGCTCGTCGCCACCTTCGCCGACCAGGCCGTGATCGCCATCGAGAACGCCCGGCTGCTCGGCGAGCTGCAGGCCAAGAACGCCGATCTCGGAGAGGCGCTGGAGCAGCAGACTGCCACGGCAGATGTCCTGAGGGTCATCAGTACCTCACCGACGGATATCCAGCCGGTGTTGAGCACATTGGTGACGAGCGCGGCGCGCTTCTGCGGTGCCCGCGACGCAGAGATCTTCTACCTGGACGGCGCCGAGCTGAAGGTGGCCGCCCACCACGGCCCCATTCCGGGGCCCGCCGGCCGACTGATTCCAGTCGAGCGTGGGAGCGTCGCGGGGCGTGCGGTGCTCGAGCGGCGGGCCGTTCACGTGCTCGATCTCCAGGCCGAGGCGGATGAGTTCCCGCTCGGCTGTACCCTGGCGCGTGAGTTCGGCTACCGGACGACGCTGGTCGTTCCGTTGCTCCGGGAAGGGGCGCCGGTGGGCACCATCAACCTGCGGCGTGCAGAGGTGAGACCTTTCACGGAGAAGCAGGTCGAACTCCTTGAGACCTTCGCCGACCAGGCGGTCATCGCAATCGAGAACGTGCGCCTGTTCACCGAGCTGGAGACGCGCAACGCCGAGCTGCGCGTGGCGCTCGAGCAGCAGACGGCCACCAGCGAGCTGCTCAAGGTCATCGGGCGGTCCACGTTCGACTTGCAGCCGGTCTTCGAGACGCTCTCCGACAACGCCGTTCGCCTCTGCGAGGCCGAGCAGGCCGCGATCTTCCGATTCGACGGCCACGCGCTGCACGTCCTGGTCACGCGCAACCTCACCGCCGAGGACCGTCAGTTCATCGAGGCACACCCGATCACGCCCGGATCGAACAGCGGTACCGGGCGCGCCGCCC